The following coding sequences lie in one Candidatus Neptunochlamydia sp. REUL1 genomic window:
- a CDS encoding MFS transporter, protein MKTISEKKRKRLILLAMTSSTSLIFLNATLLPVALPTIQRELLVSMSGLQWIINAYLLATAVFVIAGGRLGDLFGHRRMFCIGVAIYSISSVMGAMAETGWWLVMSRAIQGTGGALMSPAGMSILIHSFPEKKRGRAIGIMVGIGSLFLSLGPFIGGAFTQYLSWRWAFLINPPIALYGILMVIKAVPKSEPIKESFDFLGFISLSLSISCLTLALMQGKVWGWGSWQVVFLFLLAICFLLAVWGLERFAKHPFFQFNLFKNCTFLGGCILMLCSQFILMITLFWPIYFQKIVMDSPMIAGLITAIATIPLMLFAPIGGNLADRRGARLPLLMGFTLLFLSLIWFAYFLSYQNISLLFPALFAFGAGISFVMTPASAVTLSSVPKTKTGVATGMYNTLRFTGATIGVAVLGAVQVNVQDDLFTASLKKHSDTASLNPDLYEGLLNSLPLSREAAGNLDSETFAYVKEALIKASTVAFSATNLVAAVAAVLAFFITLVFFKKAKR, encoded by the coding sequence ATGAAGACTATTTCTGAAAAGAAAAGAAAACGCCTTATTCTCCTTGCGATGACGAGCTCCACCTCTCTTATCTTCCTGAATGCTACGCTCCTTCCTGTGGCATTGCCAACCATCCAGAGGGAACTTTTAGTTTCCATGAGTGGCTTGCAATGGATTATCAACGCTTATCTTTTAGCAACGGCAGTTTTTGTGATTGCTGGGGGGCGCTTAGGGGATCTTTTTGGCCATAGGCGCATGTTCTGTATTGGTGTTGCTATCTACTCGATTTCATCGGTGATGGGGGCAATGGCAGAAACGGGATGGTGGCTGGTTATGAGCCGAGCCATTCAAGGGACAGGGGGCGCATTGATGTCTCCAGCTGGAATGTCTATTCTTATTCATTCGTTTCCTGAAAAAAAACGGGGGCGGGCCATTGGGATTATGGTAGGGATTGGCTCTCTGTTCCTTTCTTTAGGTCCTTTTATTGGTGGCGCTTTTACCCAATATCTTTCCTGGAGATGGGCATTTTTGATCAATCCCCCCATTGCTCTTTATGGCATTTTGATGGTTATAAAAGCTGTTCCGAAATCTGAACCGATAAAGGAGAGCTTTGATTTTCTGGGATTTATCTCTCTTTCCCTTTCCATCTCTTGTTTAACGCTGGCTCTGATGCAAGGAAAGGTTTGGGGGTGGGGCTCTTGGCAGGTAGTTTTTCTCTTTCTTCTCGCTATATGTTTTCTCTTAGCCGTTTGGGGGTTGGAGCGTTTTGCAAAGCACCCATTTTTTCAATTTAACCTCTTCAAAAACTGCACCTTTTTAGGGGGTTGTATTTTAATGCTTTGTTCTCAGTTCATCCTGATGATCACCCTGTTTTGGCCGATCTACTTTCAGAAGATTGTCATGGACTCTCCTATGATTGCAGGGCTTATCACGGCAATTGCGACCATTCCTTTGATGCTGTTTGCTCCGATCGGGGGGAACCTTGCGGACCGTAGGGGAGCGCGCCTTCCATTGCTCATGGGTTTTACGCTTCTTTTTCTTAGTCTGATATGGTTTGCTTACTTCCTATCGTATCAAAACATTTCCCTCCTCTTTCCTGCACTTTTTGCCTTTGGAGCAGGGATTTCTTTTGTAATGACTCCAGCGAGTGCCGTAACTCTTAGCTCTGTTCCAAAAACGAAAACAGGGGTCGCTACGGGGATGTATAATACGCTTCGCTTCACAGGGGCAACAATTGGGGTCGCTGTTCTAGGAGCGGTTCAGGTCAATGTTCAAGATGATTTGTTTACAGCCTCCTTAAAAAAGCATTCTGATACGGCTTCTTTAAACCCTGATCTTTATGAGGGGCTCCTAAATAGCTTACCTCTTTCGAGAGAAGCAGCAGGAAACCTTGATTCTGAGACCTTTGCTTATGTGAAAGAGGCTTTGATCAAAGCTTCTACAGTTGCTTTTTCTGCAACGAATCTTGTGGCTGCTGTCGCAGCGGTTCTTGCCTTTTTCATCACCCTGGTTTTCTTTAAAAAAGCAAAAAGGTAA
- a CDS encoding YqgE/AlgH family protein: MKNIPYSELKKGTFLIASPDIESGIFYRSVVLLCDHSAVGSFGLIINKPLDIEVEDDFLGIGNGEDPIEMRAGGPNQPNQIMLLQNQGYEDETSLQVSAGIYLNGDMEMLQEEEREPPLTLVCFGYGGWASGVLEREFLNGAWYLCPAKSKHLFQTPPETLWQTLLREMGGKYKTLSLMPEDLDLN; encoded by the coding sequence ATGAAGAACATACCTTACTCAGAGCTTAAGAAGGGAACCTTTCTCATTGCCAGCCCAGATATTGAAAGCGGGATCTTTTACCGCAGCGTTGTCCTTTTGTGTGATCATAGCGCTGTAGGATCCTTTGGTCTCATCATCAATAAACCCCTAGACATTGAAGTAGAGGATGACTTCCTTGGAATCGGCAATGGAGAAGACCCTATTGAAATGCGTGCTGGCGGCCCCAACCAACCCAATCAGATCATGCTCCTTCAAAACCAAGGATATGAAGATGAGACAAGCCTTCAAGTGAGCGCTGGGATCTATTTAAATGGAGATATGGAAATGCTCCAGGAGGAGGAAAGAGAGCCTCCTCTTACTCTCGTTTGTTTTGGCTATGGAGGATGGGCCTCAGGTGTCCTGGAGCGTGAGTTCCTCAATGGTGCTTGGTACCTATGCCCTGCCAAAAGCAAGCATCTCTTTCAGACACCTCCTGAAACCCTTTGGCAAACCCTCCTTCGAGAGATGGGAGGGAAATACAAAACCCTTTCCCTCATGCCAGAAGATCTCGATCTAAACTAA